A portion of the Pseudorasbora parva isolate DD20220531a chromosome 1, ASM2467924v1, whole genome shotgun sequence genome contains these proteins:
- the naa40 gene encoding N-alpha-acetyltransferase 40, whose translation MGRKSNRAKEKKQRRLEERAAMDAVCAKVEAANKLEDPLSAMPVFKKYDRNGLNLLIECKRVTALSPDTVEWAYELTRANMQTLYEQSEWGWKEREKREEMKDERAWYLLARDADSTPLAFSHFRFDVECGDEVLYCYEVQLESKVRRKGLGKFLIQILQLIANSTQMKKVMLTVFKHNHGAYQFFREALQFEIDETSPSMSGCCGEDCSYEILSRRTKYGEASGHAHGGGHCGGCCH comes from the exons AGAAAATCCAACAGGGCAAAGGAGAAAAAGCAAAGACGACTTGAAGAACGGGCAGCTATGGATGCAGTGTGTGCTAAGGTGGAAGCAGCCAATAAG cttgAGGATCCCCTGTCTGCCATGCCAGTGTTCAAAAAGTATGACAGAAATGG GCTAAACCTGCTGATTGAGTGTAAACGGGTAACTGCATTGAGTCCAGATACAGTGGAGTGGGCCTATGAGTTGACTAGAGCCAACATGCAGACGCT ATATGAACAGAGTGAGTGGGGAtggaaggagagagagaaaagggaGGAGATGAAGGACGAGAGAGCGTGGTATCTCCTGGCCCGTGACGCTGACTCCACGCCTCTAGCCTTTTCCCACTTTCGATTCGATGTGGAGTGTGGAGATGAGGTTTTATACTG TTATGAAGTTCAATTGGAGAGTAAAGTCAGACGGAAAGGACTGGGGAAATTTCTCATCCAAATCCTTCAGCTTATCGCCAACAG TACGCAAATGAAAAAGGTCATGCTGACTGTATTTAAACACAATCATGGGGCTTACCAGTTCTTTAGGGAAGCTTTACA GTTTGAGATTGACGAAACGTCACCCAGTATGTCCGGTTGCTGTGGAGAAGATTGCTCCTATGAGATTCTGAGCCGGAGAACAAAATATGGCGAGGCATCGGGGCATGCACATGGAGGCGGCCACTGTGGAGGCTGCTGCCATTAA